In Panthera tigris isolate Pti1 chromosome C1, P.tigris_Pti1_mat1.1, whole genome shotgun sequence, the following proteins share a genomic window:
- the KIAA1522 gene encoding uncharacterized protein KIAA1522 homolog isoform X3 — MVVFLGRRLPVLLGLFKKKGSAKAESDKRLSVGSGQGPGSVVDEHQDNVFFPSGRPPHLEELHTQAQEGLRSLQHQEKQKLNKGGWDHGDTQSIQSSRMGPDEDSISFCSQTTSYTAESSTAEDALSIRSEMIQRKGSTFRPHDSFSKSSGKSGRRRRERRSTVLGLPQHVQKELGLRNEREAPGTPRPPGPRDAVRIPTVDGRPAGLASETGARVSLQALEARAQAGAEAEAMLQRHIDRVYRDDTLVGRSTGARPPPVTRPMSLAVPGLTGGAGPPEPLSPAMSISPQATYLSKLIPHAVLPPTVDVVALGRCSLRTLSRCSLLSASPASVRSLGRFSLASSPRPRSRHPSSSSDTWSHSQSSETIVSDGSTLSSKGGSEGQPEGSLASSSVAPPPQGGSGRGSPSGGSTAEASDTVSVRSSGQLSGRSVSLRKLKRPPPPPRRTYSLHQRGSAAPDGPLGLPPRPERKQQQQLPRPPTTGGAEGTGAAPCPSNSAGTWVPGLSPGGSRRPPRSPERTLSPSSGYSSQSGTPTLPPKGLTGAPASPGKAQPPKPERVTSLRSPGASVSSSLTSLCSSSSDPAPSDRSGTQMSTALGDRFAIPPHPKVPAPFSPPPSKSKSPKQAAPAPATPAVVPGPVSTADVSPEPPPTPQTSLTPPQESPSASKDQSPPPSPPPSYHPPPPPTKKPEVVEAPSAPETAEEPLQDPNWPPPPPPAPEVQDLSMADFPPPEEAFFSVAGPEPAGPSGPPEPVRSLAASSFSVAVSSQSQLHGSPDPPPAPPAPPPAGSVSGLLAKLPRKEPVGCSKGSGVPREDAGAPLVTPSLLQMVRLRSVGAPAAAATPASGPSAPQKPLRRALSGRASPAPAPSSGLHAAVQLKASGLAASKDAASAQPNGPPEVEPRSPQSPASMASFIFSRGTKKLQLERPVSPETQADLQRNLVAELRNISEQWPPQAPKKPPKAPPPVARKPSVGVPPSTSPSFPRAESLTAPPTNGLHAEDRTKGELAENGSVMQLVGLEEQKLGPPGSDPQKELV, encoded by the exons ATGGTGGTGTTCCTGGGCCGCCGCCTTCCGGTGCTCCTCGGGCTCTTTAAGAAGAAGG GCTCTGCCAAGGCTGAGAGTGACAAACGTCTAAGTGTGGGGTCCGGCCAGGGGCCGGGGTCTGTAGTGGATGAGCACCAGGACAATGTCTTCTTCCCCAGTGGGCGACCGCCTCACCTCGAAGAGCTGCACACGCAAGCCCAGGAGGGGCTCCGTTCCCTCCAGCACCAAG aaaaacagaaactgaaTAAAGGTGGTTGGGACCATGGAGACACCCAGAGCATCCAG TCCTCCCGGATGGGGCCAGATGAAGACAGCATCTCTTTCTGCAGCCAGACCACATCCTACACGGCTGAGAGCTCCACAGCAGAGGACGCTCTCTCCATCCGCTCAGAGATGATCCAGCGCAAAG GGTCCACCTTCCGACCCCATGACTCATTTTCCAAATCGTCCGGGAAGTCGGGGCGGCGAAGGCGCGAGAGGCGGAGCACGGTGCTGGGACTGCCGCAGCACGTGCAGAAGGAACTCG GTCTGCGGAACGAGCGTGAGGCACCAGGTACCCCTCGGCCTCCTGGTCCTCGGGATGCTGTCCGCATCCCCACGGTGGATGGCCGTCCAGCGGGCCTGGCCTCAGAGACGGGGGCCCGGGTGTCCCTGCAGGCGCTGGAGGCACGGGCCCAGGCCGGTGCCGAGGCCGAGGCCATGCTGCAGCGCCACATCGACCGCGTCTACCGGGATGACACCCTCGTTGGGCGGTCCACAGGAGCCCGGCCCCCGCCGGTGACACGGCCCATGTCCTTAGCGGTGCCCGGACtgacaggaggggcagggcctccAGAACCCCTGAGCCCAGCCATGTCCATCTCGCCCCAGGCCACCTACTTGTCAAAACTGATTCCGCATGCTGTCTTGCCGCCCACGGTGGACGTGGTGGCCCTGGGCCGCTGCAGCCTGCGCACACTGAGCCGCTGCAGCCTGCTGTCGGCCAGCCCGGCCTCTGTCCGCTCGCTGGGCCGCTTCTCCTTGGCCTCCAGCCCGCGGCCCCGCAGCCgccatccttcctcctccagtGACACCTGGAGCCACTCTCAGTCCTCTGAGACCATCGTGTCTGATGGCTCTACCCTCTCCTCTAAGGGTGGCTCTGAGGGTCAGCCCGAGGGCTCTCTGGCTAGCAGTAGCGtggcaccccctccccaggggggcagtgggaggggctCTCCCAGCGGGGGCAGCACCGCCGAGGCCTCCGACACTGTCAGCGTTCGGAGCAGTGGGCAGCTGTCCGGCCGGAGCGTGTCCCTCCGTAAGCTGAAGaggccccccccacctccccgccggACCTACTCACTCCATCAGCGGGGCTCAGCAGCACCCGACGGGCCCTTGGGGTTGCCGCCCAGGCCTGAGCGGAAGCAGCAGCAACAGCTGCCTCGGCCACCCACCACTGGTGGGGCAGAAGGGACGGGGGCAGCTCCGTGTCCCTCCAACTCagcaggcacctgggtgcctgGCTTGTCTCCAGGTGGCTCCCGGCGTCCCCCACGCTCCCCAGAACGGACGCTCTCACCCTCCAGTGGGTACTCGAGCCAAAGTGGTACTCCTACCCTCCCTCCTAAGGGTCTAACAGGGGCCCCTGCTTCCCCAGGCAAGGCCCAACCCCCTAAACCAGAACGTGTCACTTCCCTTCGTTCCCCTGGggcctctgtctcttcttccctcACGTCTCTATGTTCCTCATCCTCTGACCCAGCCCCCTCAGACCGGTCTGGTACACAGATGTCGACTGCCCTGGGTGACAGGTTTGCCATACCTCCTCACCCCAAGGTACCCgcccctttctccccacccccttccaagTCCAAGAGTCCTAAACAAGCTGCCCCCGCTCCTGCCACTCCTGCTGTGGTCCCCGGGCCGGTCTCTACTGCTGATGTGAGTCCCGAGCCCCCACCAACTCCGCAGACCTCCCTGACCCCGCCACAGGAGTCACCCAGTGCCTCCAAAGACCAGTCACCCCCaccgtccccacccccatcttatcatcctccccccccacccactaaGAAGCCTGAGGTCGTTGAGGCCCCATCTGCCCCAGAGACTGCTGAGGAGCCCCTCCAAGACCCCAActggcccccacccccgcctcctgcACCGGAGGTGCAGGACCTTTCCATGGCTGACTTCCCCCCACCTGAGGAGGCCTTTTTCTCTGTGGCTGGCCCTGAGCCTGCAGGCCCTTCAGGCCCCCCAGAGCCTGTTAGGTCCCTGGCTGCTTCATCCTTCTCAGTTGCTGTCTCTTCCCAGAGCCAGCTTCACGGTTCCCCAGACCCTCCTCCGGCTCcaccagccccacctccagccgGTTCTGTCTCGGGGCTTTTGGCCAAGCTCCCACGGAAGGAACCGGTGGGCTGCAGCAAAGGCAGCGGGGTTCCCAGGGAGGATGCTGGCGCACCCCTGGTCACGCCCTCACTCCTGCAGATGGTTCGGCTGCGCTCTGTGGGCGCTCCTGCGGCTGCTGCAACCCCGGCCTCCGGGCCGTCAGCCCCCCAGAAGCCGCTACGAAGGGCCCTGTCAGGGCGGGCCAGCCCAGCGCCTGCCCCCTCCTCAGGGCTCCATGCTGCTGTCCAACTCAAGGCCTCCGGTCTGGCTGCCAGCAAGGACGCTGCGAGTGCCCAGCCCAATGGACCGCCTGAGGTGGAGCCACGGTCTCCCCAGTCCCCTGCCTCTATGGCCAGCTTCATATTCTCCAGGGGCACCAAGAAGCTGCAGCTGGAGAGGCCAGTGTCCCCTGAGACCCAGGCTGACCTCCAGCGGAATCTGGTGGCCGAACTTCGGAACATCTCAGAGCAGTGGCCACCCCAAGCCCCAAAGAAGCCACCTAAAGCTCCCCCACCCGTGGCTCGTAAGCCCTCTGTGGGAGTCCCGCCATCCACCTCGCCCAGCTTTCCTCGGGCTGAGTCCCTTACTGCTCCTCCCACCaacgggctccatgctgaagaCAGGACTAAGGGGGAGCTGGCGGAGAATGGAAGTGTCATGCAGCTGGTGGGCCTGGAGGAGCAGAAGCTGGGCCCACCTGGCTCAg ACCCACAGAAAGAGCTGGTCTGA
- the KIAA1522 gene encoding uncharacterized protein KIAA1522 homolog isoform X2, translating to MGNSHHKRKAPSGPRARSFWRFGRSAKRPAGSAKAESDKRLSVGSGQGPGSVVDEHQDNVFFPSGRPPHLEELHTQAQEGLRSLQHQEKQKLNKGGWDHGDTQSIQSSRMGPDEDSISFCSQTTSYTAESSTAEDALSIRSEMIQRKGSTFRPHDSFSKSSGKSGRRRRERRSTVLGLPQHVQKELGLRNEREAPGTPRPPGPRDAVRIPTVDGRPAGLASETGARVSLQALEARAQAGAEAEAMLQRHIDRVYRDDTLVGRSTGARPPPVTRPMSLAVPGLTGGAGPPEPLSPAMSISPQATYLSKLIPHAVLPPTVDVVALGRCSLRTLSRCSLLSASPASVRSLGRFSLASSPRPRSRHPSSSSDTWSHSQSSETIVSDGSTLSSKGGSEGQPEGSLASSSVAPPPQGGSGRGSPSGGSTAEASDTVSVRSSGQLSGRSVSLRKLKRPPPPPRRTYSLHQRGSAAPDGPLGLPPRPERKQQQQLPRPPTTGGAEGTGAAPCPSNSAGTWVPGLSPGGSRRPPRSPERTLSPSSGYSSQSGTPTLPPKGLTGAPASPGKAQPPKPERVTSLRSPGASVSSSLTSLCSSSSDPAPSDRSGTQMSTALGDRFAIPPHPKVPAPFSPPPSKSKSPKQAAPAPATPAVVPGPVSTADVSPEPPPTPQTSLTPPQESPSASKDQSPPPSPPPSYHPPPPPTKKPEVVEAPSAPETAEEPLQDPNWPPPPPPAPEVQDLSMADFPPPEEAFFSVAGPEPAGPSGPPEPVRSLAASSFSVAVSSQSQLHGSPDPPPAPPAPPPAGSVSGLLAKLPRKEPVGCSKGSGVPREDAGAPLVTPSLLQMVRLRSVGAPAAAATPASGPSAPQKPLRRALSGRASPAPAPSSGLHAAVQLKASGLAASKDAASAQPNGPPEVEPRSPQSPASMASFIFSRGTKKLQLERPVSPETQADLQRNLVAELRNISEQWPPQAPKKPPKAPPPVARKPSVGVPPSTSPSFPRAESLTAPPTNGLHAEDRTKGELAENGSVMQLVGLEEQKLGPPGSDPQKELV from the exons GCTCTGCCAAGGCTGAGAGTGACAAACGTCTAAGTGTGGGGTCCGGCCAGGGGCCGGGGTCTGTAGTGGATGAGCACCAGGACAATGTCTTCTTCCCCAGTGGGCGACCGCCTCACCTCGAAGAGCTGCACACGCAAGCCCAGGAGGGGCTCCGTTCCCTCCAGCACCAAG aaaaacagaaactgaaTAAAGGTGGTTGGGACCATGGAGACACCCAGAGCATCCAG TCCTCCCGGATGGGGCCAGATGAAGACAGCATCTCTTTCTGCAGCCAGACCACATCCTACACGGCTGAGAGCTCCACAGCAGAGGACGCTCTCTCCATCCGCTCAGAGATGATCCAGCGCAAAG GGTCCACCTTCCGACCCCATGACTCATTTTCCAAATCGTCCGGGAAGTCGGGGCGGCGAAGGCGCGAGAGGCGGAGCACGGTGCTGGGACTGCCGCAGCACGTGCAGAAGGAACTCG GTCTGCGGAACGAGCGTGAGGCACCAGGTACCCCTCGGCCTCCTGGTCCTCGGGATGCTGTCCGCATCCCCACGGTGGATGGCCGTCCAGCGGGCCTGGCCTCAGAGACGGGGGCCCGGGTGTCCCTGCAGGCGCTGGAGGCACGGGCCCAGGCCGGTGCCGAGGCCGAGGCCATGCTGCAGCGCCACATCGACCGCGTCTACCGGGATGACACCCTCGTTGGGCGGTCCACAGGAGCCCGGCCCCCGCCGGTGACACGGCCCATGTCCTTAGCGGTGCCCGGACtgacaggaggggcagggcctccAGAACCCCTGAGCCCAGCCATGTCCATCTCGCCCCAGGCCACCTACTTGTCAAAACTGATTCCGCATGCTGTCTTGCCGCCCACGGTGGACGTGGTGGCCCTGGGCCGCTGCAGCCTGCGCACACTGAGCCGCTGCAGCCTGCTGTCGGCCAGCCCGGCCTCTGTCCGCTCGCTGGGCCGCTTCTCCTTGGCCTCCAGCCCGCGGCCCCGCAGCCgccatccttcctcctccagtGACACCTGGAGCCACTCTCAGTCCTCTGAGACCATCGTGTCTGATGGCTCTACCCTCTCCTCTAAGGGTGGCTCTGAGGGTCAGCCCGAGGGCTCTCTGGCTAGCAGTAGCGtggcaccccctccccaggggggcagtgggaggggctCTCCCAGCGGGGGCAGCACCGCCGAGGCCTCCGACACTGTCAGCGTTCGGAGCAGTGGGCAGCTGTCCGGCCGGAGCGTGTCCCTCCGTAAGCTGAAGaggccccccccacctccccgccggACCTACTCACTCCATCAGCGGGGCTCAGCAGCACCCGACGGGCCCTTGGGGTTGCCGCCCAGGCCTGAGCGGAAGCAGCAGCAACAGCTGCCTCGGCCACCCACCACTGGTGGGGCAGAAGGGACGGGGGCAGCTCCGTGTCCCTCCAACTCagcaggcacctgggtgcctgGCTTGTCTCCAGGTGGCTCCCGGCGTCCCCCACGCTCCCCAGAACGGACGCTCTCACCCTCCAGTGGGTACTCGAGCCAAAGTGGTACTCCTACCCTCCCTCCTAAGGGTCTAACAGGGGCCCCTGCTTCCCCAGGCAAGGCCCAACCCCCTAAACCAGAACGTGTCACTTCCCTTCGTTCCCCTGGggcctctgtctcttcttccctcACGTCTCTATGTTCCTCATCCTCTGACCCAGCCCCCTCAGACCGGTCTGGTACACAGATGTCGACTGCCCTGGGTGACAGGTTTGCCATACCTCCTCACCCCAAGGTACCCgcccctttctccccacccccttccaagTCCAAGAGTCCTAAACAAGCTGCCCCCGCTCCTGCCACTCCTGCTGTGGTCCCCGGGCCGGTCTCTACTGCTGATGTGAGTCCCGAGCCCCCACCAACTCCGCAGACCTCCCTGACCCCGCCACAGGAGTCACCCAGTGCCTCCAAAGACCAGTCACCCCCaccgtccccacccccatcttatcatcctccccccccacccactaaGAAGCCTGAGGTCGTTGAGGCCCCATCTGCCCCAGAGACTGCTGAGGAGCCCCTCCAAGACCCCAActggcccccacccccgcctcctgcACCGGAGGTGCAGGACCTTTCCATGGCTGACTTCCCCCCACCTGAGGAGGCCTTTTTCTCTGTGGCTGGCCCTGAGCCTGCAGGCCCTTCAGGCCCCCCAGAGCCTGTTAGGTCCCTGGCTGCTTCATCCTTCTCAGTTGCTGTCTCTTCCCAGAGCCAGCTTCACGGTTCCCCAGACCCTCCTCCGGCTCcaccagccccacctccagccgGTTCTGTCTCGGGGCTTTTGGCCAAGCTCCCACGGAAGGAACCGGTGGGCTGCAGCAAAGGCAGCGGGGTTCCCAGGGAGGATGCTGGCGCACCCCTGGTCACGCCCTCACTCCTGCAGATGGTTCGGCTGCGCTCTGTGGGCGCTCCTGCGGCTGCTGCAACCCCGGCCTCCGGGCCGTCAGCCCCCCAGAAGCCGCTACGAAGGGCCCTGTCAGGGCGGGCCAGCCCAGCGCCTGCCCCCTCCTCAGGGCTCCATGCTGCTGTCCAACTCAAGGCCTCCGGTCTGGCTGCCAGCAAGGACGCTGCGAGTGCCCAGCCCAATGGACCGCCTGAGGTGGAGCCACGGTCTCCCCAGTCCCCTGCCTCTATGGCCAGCTTCATATTCTCCAGGGGCACCAAGAAGCTGCAGCTGGAGAGGCCAGTGTCCCCTGAGACCCAGGCTGACCTCCAGCGGAATCTGGTGGCCGAACTTCGGAACATCTCAGAGCAGTGGCCACCCCAAGCCCCAAAGAAGCCACCTAAAGCTCCCCCACCCGTGGCTCGTAAGCCCTCTGTGGGAGTCCCGCCATCCACCTCGCCCAGCTTTCCTCGGGCTGAGTCCCTTACTGCTCCTCCCACCaacgggctccatgctgaagaCAGGACTAAGGGGGAGCTGGCGGAGAATGGAAGTGTCATGCAGCTGGTGGGCCTGGAGGAGCAGAAGCTGGGCCCACCTGGCTCAg ACCCACAGAAAGAGCTGGTCTGA
- the KIAA1522 gene encoding uncharacterized protein KIAA1522 homolog isoform X1, with amino-acid sequence MAARAPPAAPAADEPGGPGGPPRRKKSRSGASGLRRAFSWLRGKRRKKKAAGAEGAEPAAPRAKKADDKARRAKGKGRGSAKAESDKRLSVGSGQGPGSVVDEHQDNVFFPSGRPPHLEELHTQAQEGLRSLQHQEKQKLNKGGWDHGDTQSIQSSRMGPDEDSISFCSQTTSYTAESSTAEDALSIRSEMIQRKGSTFRPHDSFSKSSGKSGRRRRERRSTVLGLPQHVQKELGLRNEREAPGTPRPPGPRDAVRIPTVDGRPAGLASETGARVSLQALEARAQAGAEAEAMLQRHIDRVYRDDTLVGRSTGARPPPVTRPMSLAVPGLTGGAGPPEPLSPAMSISPQATYLSKLIPHAVLPPTVDVVALGRCSLRTLSRCSLLSASPASVRSLGRFSLASSPRPRSRHPSSSSDTWSHSQSSETIVSDGSTLSSKGGSEGQPEGSLASSSVAPPPQGGSGRGSPSGGSTAEASDTVSVRSSGQLSGRSVSLRKLKRPPPPPRRTYSLHQRGSAAPDGPLGLPPRPERKQQQQLPRPPTTGGAEGTGAAPCPSNSAGTWVPGLSPGGSRRPPRSPERTLSPSSGYSSQSGTPTLPPKGLTGAPASPGKAQPPKPERVTSLRSPGASVSSSLTSLCSSSSDPAPSDRSGTQMSTALGDRFAIPPHPKVPAPFSPPPSKSKSPKQAAPAPATPAVVPGPVSTADVSPEPPPTPQTSLTPPQESPSASKDQSPPPSPPPSYHPPPPPTKKPEVVEAPSAPETAEEPLQDPNWPPPPPPAPEVQDLSMADFPPPEEAFFSVAGPEPAGPSGPPEPVRSLAASSFSVAVSSQSQLHGSPDPPPAPPAPPPAGSVSGLLAKLPRKEPVGCSKGSGVPREDAGAPLVTPSLLQMVRLRSVGAPAAAATPASGPSAPQKPLRRALSGRASPAPAPSSGLHAAVQLKASGLAASKDAASAQPNGPPEVEPRSPQSPASMASFIFSRGTKKLQLERPVSPETQADLQRNLVAELRNISEQWPPQAPKKPPKAPPPVARKPSVGVPPSTSPSFPRAESLTAPPTNGLHAEDRTKGELAENGSVMQLVGLEEQKLGPPGSDPQKELV; translated from the exons GCTCTGCCAAGGCTGAGAGTGACAAACGTCTAAGTGTGGGGTCCGGCCAGGGGCCGGGGTCTGTAGTGGATGAGCACCAGGACAATGTCTTCTTCCCCAGTGGGCGACCGCCTCACCTCGAAGAGCTGCACACGCAAGCCCAGGAGGGGCTCCGTTCCCTCCAGCACCAAG aaaaacagaaactgaaTAAAGGTGGTTGGGACCATGGAGACACCCAGAGCATCCAG TCCTCCCGGATGGGGCCAGATGAAGACAGCATCTCTTTCTGCAGCCAGACCACATCCTACACGGCTGAGAGCTCCACAGCAGAGGACGCTCTCTCCATCCGCTCAGAGATGATCCAGCGCAAAG GGTCCACCTTCCGACCCCATGACTCATTTTCCAAATCGTCCGGGAAGTCGGGGCGGCGAAGGCGCGAGAGGCGGAGCACGGTGCTGGGACTGCCGCAGCACGTGCAGAAGGAACTCG GTCTGCGGAACGAGCGTGAGGCACCAGGTACCCCTCGGCCTCCTGGTCCTCGGGATGCTGTCCGCATCCCCACGGTGGATGGCCGTCCAGCGGGCCTGGCCTCAGAGACGGGGGCCCGGGTGTCCCTGCAGGCGCTGGAGGCACGGGCCCAGGCCGGTGCCGAGGCCGAGGCCATGCTGCAGCGCCACATCGACCGCGTCTACCGGGATGACACCCTCGTTGGGCGGTCCACAGGAGCCCGGCCCCCGCCGGTGACACGGCCCATGTCCTTAGCGGTGCCCGGACtgacaggaggggcagggcctccAGAACCCCTGAGCCCAGCCATGTCCATCTCGCCCCAGGCCACCTACTTGTCAAAACTGATTCCGCATGCTGTCTTGCCGCCCACGGTGGACGTGGTGGCCCTGGGCCGCTGCAGCCTGCGCACACTGAGCCGCTGCAGCCTGCTGTCGGCCAGCCCGGCCTCTGTCCGCTCGCTGGGCCGCTTCTCCTTGGCCTCCAGCCCGCGGCCCCGCAGCCgccatccttcctcctccagtGACACCTGGAGCCACTCTCAGTCCTCTGAGACCATCGTGTCTGATGGCTCTACCCTCTCCTCTAAGGGTGGCTCTGAGGGTCAGCCCGAGGGCTCTCTGGCTAGCAGTAGCGtggcaccccctccccaggggggcagtgggaggggctCTCCCAGCGGGGGCAGCACCGCCGAGGCCTCCGACACTGTCAGCGTTCGGAGCAGTGGGCAGCTGTCCGGCCGGAGCGTGTCCCTCCGTAAGCTGAAGaggccccccccacctccccgccggACCTACTCACTCCATCAGCGGGGCTCAGCAGCACCCGACGGGCCCTTGGGGTTGCCGCCCAGGCCTGAGCGGAAGCAGCAGCAACAGCTGCCTCGGCCACCCACCACTGGTGGGGCAGAAGGGACGGGGGCAGCTCCGTGTCCCTCCAACTCagcaggcacctgggtgcctgGCTTGTCTCCAGGTGGCTCCCGGCGTCCCCCACGCTCCCCAGAACGGACGCTCTCACCCTCCAGTGGGTACTCGAGCCAAAGTGGTACTCCTACCCTCCCTCCTAAGGGTCTAACAGGGGCCCCTGCTTCCCCAGGCAAGGCCCAACCCCCTAAACCAGAACGTGTCACTTCCCTTCGTTCCCCTGGggcctctgtctcttcttccctcACGTCTCTATGTTCCTCATCCTCTGACCCAGCCCCCTCAGACCGGTCTGGTACACAGATGTCGACTGCCCTGGGTGACAGGTTTGCCATACCTCCTCACCCCAAGGTACCCgcccctttctccccacccccttccaagTCCAAGAGTCCTAAACAAGCTGCCCCCGCTCCTGCCACTCCTGCTGTGGTCCCCGGGCCGGTCTCTACTGCTGATGTGAGTCCCGAGCCCCCACCAACTCCGCAGACCTCCCTGACCCCGCCACAGGAGTCACCCAGTGCCTCCAAAGACCAGTCACCCCCaccgtccccacccccatcttatcatcctccccccccacccactaaGAAGCCTGAGGTCGTTGAGGCCCCATCTGCCCCAGAGACTGCTGAGGAGCCCCTCCAAGACCCCAActggcccccacccccgcctcctgcACCGGAGGTGCAGGACCTTTCCATGGCTGACTTCCCCCCACCTGAGGAGGCCTTTTTCTCTGTGGCTGGCCCTGAGCCTGCAGGCCCTTCAGGCCCCCCAGAGCCTGTTAGGTCCCTGGCTGCTTCATCCTTCTCAGTTGCTGTCTCTTCCCAGAGCCAGCTTCACGGTTCCCCAGACCCTCCTCCGGCTCcaccagccccacctccagccgGTTCTGTCTCGGGGCTTTTGGCCAAGCTCCCACGGAAGGAACCGGTGGGCTGCAGCAAAGGCAGCGGGGTTCCCAGGGAGGATGCTGGCGCACCCCTGGTCACGCCCTCACTCCTGCAGATGGTTCGGCTGCGCTCTGTGGGCGCTCCTGCGGCTGCTGCAACCCCGGCCTCCGGGCCGTCAGCCCCCCAGAAGCCGCTACGAAGGGCCCTGTCAGGGCGGGCCAGCCCAGCGCCTGCCCCCTCCTCAGGGCTCCATGCTGCTGTCCAACTCAAGGCCTCCGGTCTGGCTGCCAGCAAGGACGCTGCGAGTGCCCAGCCCAATGGACCGCCTGAGGTGGAGCCACGGTCTCCCCAGTCCCCTGCCTCTATGGCCAGCTTCATATTCTCCAGGGGCACCAAGAAGCTGCAGCTGGAGAGGCCAGTGTCCCCTGAGACCCAGGCTGACCTCCAGCGGAATCTGGTGGCCGAACTTCGGAACATCTCAGAGCAGTGGCCACCCCAAGCCCCAAAGAAGCCACCTAAAGCTCCCCCACCCGTGGCTCGTAAGCCCTCTGTGGGAGTCCCGCCATCCACCTCGCCCAGCTTTCCTCGGGCTGAGTCCCTTACTGCTCCTCCCACCaacgggctccatgctgaagaCAGGACTAAGGGGGAGCTGGCGGAGAATGGAAGTGTCATGCAGCTGGTGGGCCTGGAGGAGCAGAAGCTGGGCCCACCTGGCTCAg ACCCACAGAAAGAGCTGGTCTGA